Within the Salinibacterium sp. TMP30 genome, the region CGTCGTTCCTGGGGGCGATGAACGGTTTTGTGCTGGCACGCTGGCGATTCCCGTACGCAGACATCGTGTTCACCGTCATCCTGTTCGGAATGTTCATTCCTTACCAGGCGATCATGACGCCGCTGGTGCAGATGAAGACGTCCCTTGGTCTGCCGAGTGATATCTCCACGCTGCTGATCGTTCACGTCATTTATGGTCTGCCGATCTGTACGCTGATCTTCCGCAACTATTACGCGGGCATTCCGCACGAGTTGATGGAAGCGTCGCGGATGGACGGCGCCGGGATGCTGCGCACGTTCGGCAGCATCGTGTTGCCGCTGTCGCTTCCCGGTTTTGTTGTGACGATCATCTGGCAGTTCACGTCGGCCTGGAACGACTTCTTGTTCGCCCTGTTCCTCTCGAACCAGAACGACGGACCGGTCTCGCTGTCGCTCAACAATCTGGCTCAGGGCGCCCAGCTCGCTAATTATGGTGCTGCTATGGCTGGCGCGTTGCTTGCGTCGCTGCCGACACTGATTGTGTACATCGTGCTGGGAAAGTACTTCATCGGCGGGCTCATGAGTGGGTCAGTCAAGAGTTAACCTCCCCGCAGGGCAGGTGCCGCGGAACCGACAATCGTGTAATCGATGTGGGTCCGTGGCATTTGTCGTTAAGAGGT harbors:
- a CDS encoding carbohydrate ABC transporter permease, with product MSVGTGLGKRPRTSAQPEMPGQSELRNRKRMSRTVKYVFLILFLVIVLMPVYVLIVTSLKPPQDVNPATSWGLPVRWPWEPALEGGPTGFDNWALAWNALSASIGRTFLLAIPAALISSFLGAMNGFVLARWRFPYADIVFTVILFGMFIPYQAIMTPLVQMKTSLGLPSDISTLLIVHVIYGLPICTLIFRNYYAGIPHELMEASRMDGAGMLRTFGSIVLPLSLPGFVVTIIWQFTSAWNDFLFALFLSNQNDGPVSLSLNNLAQGAQLANYGAAMAGALLASLPTLIVYIVLGKYFIGGLMSGSVKS